The DNA segment TCATTCTATCTGACTGCAGAAACTTCTGGAACTTCACTACTAATTATGGAGCCAtcactgctgctgctgctgcttccTCTGCTGAATCTGAAACCAATAATGTTTCCAACAAACAGAACAACATGcaatatcatcatcaccatcatcagaTCAATAATAAGGAGCTCGATGAAACAGTATCTCAAGCTTCAAAGAGGACAATCAATGACCAATATGACCTTATCAAAACTTCTTCTTCTGCTGCTGCAACCACCACCACTGGTCCCTACTTCAGTATCTTCcacaattcttcttcttccgcCACTGAAAGCGGCGCCTTCAAGCTTATCAAAGAGAATCCTCTACCAAGATCCAAGAAACCAAGATGGgagaataacaacaacaacaacaacaataagcaTGGTGGTTCATCATCCAACATCAACTTCCAGCAGCCGAATTCATCGCATTCCACCATTGACGAACCAGATCCAGAGGCCATTGCACAGATGAAGGAGATGATATATAGAGCTGCGGCATTTCGGCCTGTGAACTTGGGATTGGAGGTTGCGGAGAAGCCGAAGAGGAAGAACGTGAAGATATCAAGCGATCCTCAAACGGTAGCTGCAAGGCAAAGAAGGGAGAAAATAAGTGAAAGAATTAGGGTTTTGCAGAAGATTGTTCCTGGTGGAAGCAAGATGGACACAGCTTCAATGCTTGATGAAGCTGCTAACTACCTCAAGTTTCTTAGGTCACAGGTCAAAGCTCTTGAAAGCTTAGGGAACAAGCTTGACACCATGAATAATCATAATGTTCCTCCTACCACCACCATTGCTTTCTCTTTCAACCCTTCTTTTCCCATCATGCCATCTTATTTTCCCAACCCTAAACCCTAGCAATCTCATCTTCCACATTTAACGTGTAATTTAGGAatatttacttcttcttctcaattatAACATGTCATATTTATAACTTATTTCTGCATTAAATGTGCTTTAAAAACATCTCCATCTATTTAACAAGACGCTTAAAAACAATATATAACCTCTAAATAAGTACAGAAAGACTATGctatttgaattataactcgTTGGTGCGATTTGATTTTCATGTTCTTTGTATgtttaattgttaattattaattatatgcaCACTaaatgtgttttaaaaatattctgatATATGTAAGAAGAGGTTCAAACAAGGAACCTATAACctcaaactttaattttcatCTCATCATGAAAATATGTGTATTATTTTATGCATTAATAATTTAGTTACtgatttttaatatacataGTTAAAATGACTAACTATCACTTAATTTTCATGTTATTTGTATgtttaattgttaattattaattatacagCATAGTAGTCAATGCGTACCATGCATGCATGAGAGAATATATAGAGTGCTTTTGGTTAATACTACTAAACTATTATTACTAATGCATGCTTTGATGATCAtactttttgagtttttttttttccccactgcagttaaattttcttttagtagGAACCAAGATGGTTTAATTTACAATGAAAGCAGtgaaagtaataataatgaaaggtgAATTCATTTACATAACCTTTTAGCTTGCAGAAAGGTGTAGCAATTATAACACCTATGATTAAGATGAAGGGTTAGAAAGTGGTAGTCACTTTATTATTAGGTTTTGAATaaatgcaataataataatgggtGAAAAGTTGAAAAGTCTTTGCATTATTTTCGTAGAAGTTATTGATTCACGTcagataataatttagttaaacatatcaaaatatttaataatttttaattaataactttacATAAACACATTTGGATGTAAATTTTTGCCATAACAATATAATGTATGTAGTTAAATAAAGTGCATTTTTCTTGGAGATATTGAAGAGGTATTATTCTATGGAAGATAACCAAAGCAAGAGACATTCTCTTAAGAGTAGTGAAGCTGAGTCAGTGGTCCTGTCTCCTTGATTCAACCCAAAGCGTGCTCTTGAAAATCACTCTTTAAGACTCATTGCTCAGCACGTGTatgtatatgtgtgtgtgtgtatattcttcttttttggCACCACTGCTTTGTACTATAACCTTGATCTATGTCTTATTTAAAAACATTCCAACATTCTCAAACTCTTAATGAAACTAATGATATTGTTAATGATGATGACTATGATAACGACGGctacaataacaaaaaatatataaatatattattggcTCGAATATCTTGACTAAGCACATGCCTATGTGCTATACTGTTGTTGTGTATCACTGCATGTGACATTTCCCAGTACAAAATTGAAACCTTTCCGCTTTTACTCTGTCATGCTTTAGAACTATTCGCCCTTTTTGCTCAACTTTAATTTCAtcatcaaaatatacaaaagtcTATCCTAATCTCCCACTACTTACCCCTTCTTTCGGTTTCAAGCAGTCTAACAAGTTAATAATAAAAGTCTTAGTTTATTCTATTTATGACAATTGTCTTTTCAGAGAATATAAATGTTGTTTAGTTAAGATCTCTAATAGcaaaaagtttttaaagttTTGTATGTATGTATTATAATatgttcaattttattttatatcttgAATGAAaagtttttcattttaaatcttttaatatGAGCACTCTTAGACACTCTTAGCAAAAAGTTTAATATAGTATAGATAATTTTGAATATTAGTATGTAGTACTAAATAATGTTATGTTATTATTCATTATTCTGtcttttgaaatagaaaaaaaaaataattgtatgcTGTTTAAGAAGTTAATATattaagatagaagatatgtaCTTAGcgttaaaattaatattattgattcaACATagaaatttgtattttttgaactctaataagaatagaagaatatTGGTTGACCTGTCTAATATTTTAGATTCACAACATAACTCTTCctcacaatttttttctttgttttttccaatttgattaaattgtttatattcaaattttatagTAATAGAAAGAATATGTAAGTGTGGGTCATGCATGCTCTTGAAATTGCTGCCAGGAAGTGAAGGTTGAGGATAGGAATAGAAAGAGATAAAGAGTGTTAATGAGAGAAAATGAAAGAGATTATGGTTGTTATTGGTTTCCTTGCAAAATATATAGAATTTGTGGTGTGAAAGGGACAAGATATTTGGCTTGTTttggatattttaaatttgaatttgatttctcaatCAAGAAATCAAATTACCGTTAATTCATTGTCTTCTTGCCTTTCATAATAAATgggaggaagctaagagaagagAATAAAGACATTTGGACTTTGTTTTCATACATTTTGTTGTATTGTGCTTTAGGCTTCTAGCTAATGATTTCACATGATCAAAATAACATGCTATAGTTTACTTATCAAGTTAGcatataaaattatagtttaattttgatatacttaATATAAGTATTTTAACTAATGGATTATACGCACATCTAGTGAGACATGTGTATgtttaaatgattttttaaaaaaagtaagtttgaaatttttttttgcttttctgaCATTGCATATTCTATAAAATTAACATGCATTCTTTCTTATATGTTATATGTCCACGAAAACTTTTCAATTGGATGAAGGgagatcaaataaataaataaataatcaaattcgTCTTTAAAAAGATCAGTTATTTAAATTAATGGCATTAgtcttttagttattttttttattgacaaTGACAAAATTTGTTAACGTGACATGTTAAGTGATATTATAATACATATAGAAATTTTAATTGACTATTAGCATGATAAGTTaatgaaattagatcaaatcagAACCTAATTGAGGGAAGAACTTGAGGTATTAAAATCCTTCAATTTGGGATTGAgttgatctaatttcataaacttatCATGTTAATCGCTAATTAGGATTACTAGGTGTGTACTGTGGTGTCACCTGACATGTCACATCAACAAAATTTGATGGAAGTACTAAAATGACTAACTTAAAATCTTTGAAAGaggaatttgattaaaaaaaatctttcaaaaactaatttggAGAATAAATTATCTTTCTGAGACtaatttgatgatttacttaaataaaaataaaaaaatggaataaataattagatttatacattttaaaatttacaaataatCTCTACCTTTCTAGGGAGCTCTGTCCACTAATTATATCAATAATGCTGCCCGGTAAACTTTGATGAATGTCAGAATCATGCAACAGATGATTAACTACAGTAATCCTATTTtgaacatcatcatcatcagctgGCAAACATTTTTTGAGTTGAGCAACAACATAACTCATTGCTGGCCTGTTAATGGAAGCAGCTGCTACACAAGCCATTGCAATATCCAAGACTTTCTTTGCAGAGTCAACATCAAAGTTTCCTTCTAATCTTGGATCCACAACATCATTCACCTCCCTTTCACTAAGCATTGATCCAACCAATCTAATTATGTGAACTTTCTCTTCTGTTTTGGTTATGGCTGGATGCCCTGTAATTATCTCAAGCAAAACCACTCCAAAACTATAAACATCACTTTTTTCACTCAACTTGCTTGATCTGTGGTACCTACACATTTTAAcaagtaataatatatttattaatacacaccaatctaaattaaattaaaagggAGTAACAAAATCAAAATGGTGATTACAATATATTAAGATATAACCTTTATTTTTTGTGCTATTGTTATATGagcttaattttgatgcaccgACAGTGTAAAGTTTACATAGTCGTGCAATCACATAAGTTCTTTTGGATTACTAT comes from the Arachis duranensis cultivar V14167 chromosome 7, aradu.V14167.gnm2.J7QH, whole genome shotgun sequence genome and includes:
- the LOC107459006 gene encoding transcription factor bHLH87, with translation MDGLSWDPSSQLAVNNIPMLEGEEDYSIFVNNHMQEMHKSHHRNGYPNSEKVMMMMSNMVQYPSSATPEAEIVSFPQRTRNNNNNFSMAVKSSSSSSTGWDVKEALTSNHQSWPSLSVVNYVPDFNMAHHHHHQQQQQLINSTTQSSSSLESLDCLLSATNSNTDTTTATTSLEEDDSISIILSDCRNFWNFTTNYGAITAAAAASSAESETNNVSNKQNNMQYHHHHHQINNKELDETVSQASKRTINDQYDLIKTSSSAAATTTTGPYFSIFHNSSSSATESGAFKLIKENPLPRSKKPRWENNNNNNNNKHGGSSSNINFQQPNSSHSTIDEPDPEAIAQMKEMIYRAAAFRPVNLGLEVAEKPKRKNVKISSDPQTVAARQRREKISERIRVLQKIVPGGSKMDTASMLDEAANYLKFLRSQVKALESLGNKLDTMNNHNVPPTTTIAFSFNPSFPIMPSYFPNPKP